A window of the Erpetoichthys calabaricus chromosome 10, fErpCal1.3, whole genome shotgun sequence genome harbors these coding sequences:
- the LOC114659709 gene encoding signal-regulatory protein beta-1-like isoform X1: MLNFSMAGMSVCSFFNLSLVILLFFSIPDVSVSKLRIIQYPRNVDVLKGDNITLNCFVPEEQHVQFVRWYRSEGEMKRYIYSDKPSGTEQNHPRVTWVDKNKTINFSIRITNVTNDETGTYYCVIEGEDRDTGTQLGNGTLLNVRGLTIIQPAKPLRIQEGEAITLGCFLSNTFFKGPLKWYKVDGKRREILISEDTIEKKTSASRVSWAEHVHQRDKSIRITDATINDTGVYYCEKFSSTGALIAAGGGNRLNVSGNVFITGPPGRVKLGSFVTLTCQVNSFSMPTLIWLKDGRPLPPDRITTSSNGNVLMSRLSLKITQEDIQSSVECQKKGNEEEQEEDYDDEPLSAVFKLNPLITVMPQVRITTTAGFSNSSSHHYSCEVTGFYPEDIRVYWTLRNHSVPSCCKKKWRNADGTFSTSCHVQVSRSKLSAGAVMKCHAGYCQQCCARSVGEAMTCKRGHKMSNCLPAVNDGLTEVQPATERKTCCQRNA; the protein is encoded by the exons ATGTTAAACTTCTCAATGGCAGGCATGAGTGTTTGCTCCTTCTTCAACCTTAGCCTTGTTATTCTACTCTTTTTCAGCATTCCAG ATGTCTCTGTTTCAAAACTGCGAATCATACAGTACCCCAGAAATGTAGATGTGCTGAAAGGTGACAACATCACTCTGAATTGCTTCGTACCAGAAGAACAACATGTCCAATTTGTGAGATGGTACAGATCTGAGGGAGAAATGAAGAGATACATCTACTCAGACAAGCCTAGTGGAACTGAGCAGAACCACCCCCGAGTGACCTGGgtggataaaaataaaacaatcaatttCAGCATCCGAATCACTAATGTCACCAACGACGAAACTGGCACCTATTACTGTGTGATCGAGGGTGAAGATCGTGACACGGGCACTCAGTTGGGAAATGGGACTCTCCTGAACGTCAGAG GTTTAACAATAATACAGCCAGCCAAACCCCTGAGAATACAAGAAGGAGAAGCCATTACTTTGGGCTGCTTTCTCTCCAATACGTTCTTCAAGGGACCACTGAAATGGTACAAAGTGGACGGGAAGCGACGGGAGATTCTTATATCCGAGGACACCATAGAGAAGAAGACATCTGCATCACGGGTTTCTTGGGCAGAACATGTTCATCAGAGGGATAAGTCCATTAGAATTACAGACGCTACCATCAATGACACGGGCGTTTATTACTGTGAGAAGTTCAGCAGCACAGGGGCGCTTATAGCTGCGGGCGGTGGGAACCGACTGAATGTCAGCG GAAATGTATTCATCACTGGACCCCCCGGACGAGTGAAGTTGGGTAGTTTTGTCACCTTAACTTGCCAAGTGAACAGCTTCAGTATGCCAACCTTAATATGGCTGAAGGATGGCCGACCCCTTCCTCCTGATCGTATCACGACGAGCAGTAATGGAAATGTTCTTATGAGTCGGCTGTCTTTGAAAATCACTCAAGAAGATATCCAATCCTCTGTGGAATGTCAGAAGAAAGGaaatgaagaagaacaagaagaagattaTGACGATGAACCCTTGTCTGCTGTGTTCAAGCTGAATCCCCTAATCACAG TGATGCCCCAGGTGAGAATCACCACAACTGCTGGTTTCTCCAACAGCTCATCACACCATTACTCTTGTGAGGTCACGGGCTTCTATCCTGAAGATATCCGCGTGTACTGGACCCTCAGGAACCACTCCGTGCCATCTTGCTGTAAGAAGAAGTGGCGCAATGCAGATGGCACCTTCAGCACGAGCTGCCACGTTCAAGTGAGTCGCAGTAAGCTGTCTGCAGGTGCAGTGATGAAATGTCATGCCGGATATTGTCAGCAGTGTTGTGCGAGAAGCGTGGGTGAGGCCATGACCTGCAAAAGAGGCCACAAAATGAGCAACTGCCTTCCAGCAGTGAACGACGGCCTGACGGAGGTTCAGCCAGCCACTGAAAGAAAGACCTGCTGCCAGAGGAATGCATGA
- the LOC114659709 gene encoding signal-regulatory protein beta-1-like isoform X2 translates to MKECCIFRVILLFFTLPDVSVSKLRIIQYPRNVDVLKGDNITLNCFVPEEQHVQFVRWYRSEGEMKRYIYSDKPSGTEQNHPRVTWVDKNKTINFSIRITNVTNDETGTYYCVIEGEDRDTGTQLGNGTLLNVRGLTIIQPAKPLRIQEGEAITLGCFLSNTFFKGPLKWYKVDGKRREILISEDTIEKKTSASRVSWAEHVHQRDKSIRITDATINDTGVYYCEKFSSTGALIAAGGGNRLNVSGNVFITGPPGRVKLGSFVTLTCQVNSFSMPTLIWLKDGRPLPPDRITTSSNGNVLMSRLSLKITQEDIQSSVECQKKGNEEEQEEDYDDEPLSAVFKLNPLITVMPQVRITTTAGFSNSSSHHYSCEVTGFYPEDIRVYWTLRNHSVPSCCKKKWRNADGTFSTSCHVQVSRSKLSAGAVMKCHAGYCQQCCARSVGEAMTCKRGHKMSNCLPAVNDGLTEVQPATERKTCCQRNA, encoded by the exons ATGTCTCTGTTTCAAAACTGCGAATCATACAGTACCCCAGAAATGTAGATGTGCTGAAAGGTGACAACATCACTCTGAATTGCTTCGTACCAGAAGAACAACATGTCCAATTTGTGAGATGGTACAGATCTGAGGGAGAAATGAAGAGATACATCTACTCAGACAAGCCTAGTGGAACTGAGCAGAACCACCCCCGAGTGACCTGGgtggataaaaataaaacaatcaatttCAGCATCCGAATCACTAATGTCACCAACGACGAAACTGGCACCTATTACTGTGTGATCGAGGGTGAAGATCGTGACACGGGCACTCAGTTGGGAAATGGGACTCTCCTGAACGTCAGAG GTTTAACAATAATACAGCCAGCCAAACCCCTGAGAATACAAGAAGGAGAAGCCATTACTTTGGGCTGCTTTCTCTCCAATACGTTCTTCAAGGGACCACTGAAATGGTACAAAGTGGACGGGAAGCGACGGGAGATTCTTATATCCGAGGACACCATAGAGAAGAAGACATCTGCATCACGGGTTTCTTGGGCAGAACATGTTCATCAGAGGGATAAGTCCATTAGAATTACAGACGCTACCATCAATGACACGGGCGTTTATTACTGTGAGAAGTTCAGCAGCACAGGGGCGCTTATAGCTGCGGGCGGTGGGAACCGACTGAATGTCAGCG GAAATGTATTCATCACTGGACCCCCCGGACGAGTGAAGTTGGGTAGTTTTGTCACCTTAACTTGCCAAGTGAACAGCTTCAGTATGCCAACCTTAATATGGCTGAAGGATGGCCGACCCCTTCCTCCTGATCGTATCACGACGAGCAGTAATGGAAATGTTCTTATGAGTCGGCTGTCTTTGAAAATCACTCAAGAAGATATCCAATCCTCTGTGGAATGTCAGAAGAAAGGaaatgaagaagaacaagaagaagattaTGACGATGAACCCTTGTCTGCTGTGTTCAAGCTGAATCCCCTAATCACAG TGATGCCCCAGGTGAGAATCACCACAACTGCTGGTTTCTCCAACAGCTCATCACACCATTACTCTTGTGAGGTCACGGGCTTCTATCCTGAAGATATCCGCGTGTACTGGACCCTCAGGAACCACTCCGTGCCATCTTGCTGTAAGAAGAAGTGGCGCAATGCAGATGGCACCTTCAGCACGAGCTGCCACGTTCAAGTGAGTCGCAGTAAGCTGTCTGCAGGTGCAGTGATGAAATGTCATGCCGGATATTGTCAGCAGTGTTGTGCGAGAAGCGTGGGTGAGGCCATGACCTGCAAAAGAGGCCACAAAATGAGCAACTGCCTTCCAGCAGTGAACGACGGCCTGACGGAGGTTCAGCCAGCCACTGAAAGAAAGACCTGCTGCCAGAGGAATGCATGA